The Miscanthus floridulus cultivar M001 chromosome 7, ASM1932011v1, whole genome shotgun sequence genome includes a region encoding these proteins:
- the LOC136467256 gene encoding protein VERNALIZATION 3-like: MSRDPLVVGNVVGDILDPFIKSASLRVLYNNRELTNGSELKPSQVANEPRIEIAGHDMRTLYTLVMVDPDSPSPSNPTKREYLHWLVTDIPESTHASYGNEVVSYESPKPSAGIHRFVFVLFRQSVRQTIYAPGWRQNFNTRDFSALYNLGPPVASVFFNCQRENGCGGRRYIR; the protein is encoded by the exons ATGTCAAGGGACCCACTTGTCGTAGGCAACGTAGTTGGAGATATCTTGGATCCATTTATCAAATCAGCATCACTCAGAGTCCTATACAACAATAGGGAACTGACTAATGGATCTGAGCTCAAGCCATCGCAAGTAGCCAATGAACCAAGGATTGAGATTGCTGGACATGACATGAGGACCCTTTACACTTTG GTGATGGTGGATCCCGACTCACCAAGTCCAAGCAATCCAACGAAAAGAGAGTACCTTCACTG GTTGGTGACAGATATTCCAGAATCAACACATGCGAGCTATG GAAATGAGGTAGTAAGCTATGAAAGCCCAAAGCCAAGTGCTGGAATACATCGCTTCGTCTTTGTGCTATTCCGCCAATCTGTCCGGCAAACTATTTATGCGCCAGGATGGAGGCAAAATTTCAACACAAGAGACTTCTCAGCACTCTATAATCTAGGACCACCTGTGGCCTCAGTGTTCTTCAACTGCCAAAGGGAGAATGGGTGCGGTGGCAGACGATATATTAGATGA